The Alosa alosa isolate M-15738 ecotype Scorff River chromosome 8, AALO_Geno_1.1, whole genome shotgun sequence genome contains the following window.
ATCAAAACATTTAGTCATCAAAACCACAAAGAGACCTGCAGAAACAAAACACTGATAAGGAGGATAACTGCACAATCCCCATCCACAACTGGACAAACCATAAAAACTATAGAttatatacagtaggcctacttcttcaGGAACTATTATGTATGGCAGTCTTAATAATCTGCGACTAAGTTCTGCTTTATGACTCTCCCACTGGAAGTTTAACGCAGGCCTGAGTAaaatgcaacaacaacaataataataataataataataataataataataataaacatattacagcATTAAGGTAAGATCCGAGTTTTGAACTTGGAGACTTGGAAATTGTGTGTATACAAAGAATAAGAACATTTCACGTAGTGACACGAACTGCTTGAGGGTGTTGCACTATAATGTGCAACAGAATTACTCTAATAAATTCTACAACGCCAGTGTAGAATGTCACAAGAGAAGGGACAAGGACGCACTGATTATTTAAACCTGACAAACAAAACAGTGAAGGGCAGTTGGGGCAACCAACTAACGTTTTAAATTTAAGTGTACTGCAATCCATTATAAATACGTTTaacaacatagcctacagtagaatGACACAATGCATACTGCACTGCTACTTGTCATCTGAGTGATGCACCTACAGTAGGCGAGCCCACCTTAGTCTGCATTGTTTTGACTCGTAAGAAATGCAAGAGAGCAACTTACATGAAGTGGCGATGAAAGATTCTTCAGATTTTCGAAAAGTTCGGTAACTAGATTTTGAGTTCCCGAGGTAAGTGGAGAAACAACGGCTTGTAAGTATGACTCCACTGCATTGACATCAAACTCCACCCTCTACCAACTTCTAGAACGCCCCCTCCGAGCGCATGAGAATTGGAGAGAGCGCAACACACACCATGCCTGTCGCCAGTATGAATGACATAACTTGAAGAAATGTTTTAGAGGACAAGTGCTAATTGCAGTTGTTATCAGAAGGTCAGTATAAGTTTGACCTTGTGTTCAGGATTTAATTCTACATGGTAAAGTAAGGAAAAATCCTGAAAACGGCCGTCTGTCAATTTGGTGAAGACGCGTATATTAACCTTGTCATGACTGTgacatatcttttttttttttttttagtaaaacAAGTTGAATCAAATTATAATCTTGCATTTGTGTGAAGGAGTGACTATTCTCAACATTACATCCACACAGATTAGGATATCTGTACATTTTCAGAGAGAAATTTGGAACCGAGTAATTATCTAGTAAATTAGACTAAGGGGACATCAAATTACTGAAGCACAGATAGCTGCACAAGGAAATAAAATAAGGTAAAGGATGGCACCATAAAACATCTTTATAGTATGTGTCTTTAAATAGCTTGTCCTACATCTAAGCGCTCACACATTTTACTACAGTAGGTTAAGGTTACATCTACATGTCATAGCCTACACACGAGGCACATTGCCATTGAACTTCCTGGGGTGAAATGCACTACGTAACTCGACACAACATACAATATGTAAGTTTATTTGTAGGTAAAATTTAATGTGTTGCCTTAAACATTCACAGGCTGGTGTAGGCTATTTATCACTAAGGGCAAACGAAAGCAGTGCTGGTATTCATAAAATGTTTATTGTTCAACTATAACTAAATCGGTAAACATGTTCTGATAGATGAAACATACATCatttagtgcatttctcaaaacaattagtgcaaactgcaaaacctagtggataacctgcaaaagcatgtcacttgcacaaaatggatagtccattcctcaaaagcaagtcaatgaaactgccagtgtcatcaaaatgagaagtcttgacaccatcgtttatgaacaagatagtcaaaatggctttgtcatgttttcattaggcctacgacagtttatgctctcagtgttttcacatgcaaaaaaaggtcagaactcgatgactacctgaaaatgctcaagacagcactatacagtacttgtacagccatttgaaaactacagtaaagttacaaattgctgtagttaggggagtgagtacaagacactgaatatgtacgtttcacagttttactgtatatgctctttgcaattctacagcattgtgacagaatttgataactagtgcaccaattttgtatgtaatgactcaagcaatgaaatgaagactaatcgttttattgggaacgattATTCAGCATctataagtatagttcattttgactgacatgacaaagcaactgatatgttcaaaagcatttgcaatttgttcagaggacgagaaattgctactattaTGTGCACacatgactaaatgttgtgaaggttgaactaatagttatgagaattttcattctgatctgagaaaagcaccaaagcgactgagaaaaactgtaaatggaGATGGATCTGTGTTCATTTAATAACAAACTGTGAGGTCCTGCTCCGGGTCGAGAGGTGGCGATGTCGACCAACGGAGGGAGAACACAGAGGAGCAGCCGCGGGATAGGATAATCTTGGGGAAAGCGCTCCCTATTGGCGAAAAAAAGTTTAGGACTTCCGTCATGTCACGCATACTTTCAACTCGTTCATAAGACAAGTACAGATACAAATATAAGGTAAAGTACAGATTTTAGCGACTAATAGTAACAGGCAGGTAGCCTCTGCAATCTGTGGAGAGCATAAATGGTAAGTAGGCTATAGTGCCCATGCAATTGGTCTGTTTAGTGTGTTTCTTGCAGTCCACTGTTTCTGTTTCGTCAGTTGCATTCGCTTGTCATTCTTCTGCAACCACTAACAAGTTCGCCAAAAGCCATCAGATGCAGCATCAGATGCAGCACACAGTTATTGAGTTGATGTTTGTGGTTGTTAGGGCTTCTCAGGCAGATTACAGATAGAGCTGCATGATATTCCATACCATCGGCATATTACGCATACGGAGATCATTAATTGTAGATCCATCATCAATGTTTTTGCAGCCAGAGAATGGACTTGCCACGTCTTCCACCTCATGATGGATCTGTGTTGTCTGTCGTGGACATGCACACGGGAGGAGAGCCGCTGCGCATCATCACGGGTGGATATCCCAAGATTGAGGGCGAGACGGTGTTGTCCAAACGACGCTTTGTGCGAGAACAACTGGACCACCTGAGAAAATTGCTGATGTTCGAGCCCCGTGGTCACTATGATATGTACGGTGCCCTGCTGGTTCAAAGTGAGATACCTGAAGCAGATCTGGGGGTTCTCTTTATGCACAACGAAGGGTATAGTACTATGTGCGGGCACGCAGTCATTGCGCTTGGCCGATTCGCGGTGGATTACGCTCTCGTGAAAACTCCCAGTGCTCCGGAAACCCAGGTGAACATCCACTGTCCGTGCGGCCTGGTGAAGGCCTTCGTGGAGTATTCCGACGGCAAGACTGGAGCAGTGAGGTTTCACAGCGTCCCAGCTTTTGCTTTTGCAACGGGTAAATTATTCACACAAGAAATGAGATATCTCAAATGGGGAATTTGAAATAtggaatataggcctacataaatcATTAGCTTATTTGTTGACATGTTAGACACAAGACCATTAATGTGAAAAGAAACTGGCCCTTAATGAAAAAGACAGACTGCATGTTCCTGTGTTATGATTACAGATGTGAAGGTCACTGTACCTGGACACAGTGAAGTCACAGTGGACATAAGCTATGGAGGGGCTTTTTATGCTTTTGTCAGCGCTGAAAGGTTTGGACTTGATGTCAATACGTCAAGGACAAGGGACCTAGTGGATGCAGCCACTGCAGTGACCAATGCTGTCAAAACTCAGGTAAAAGAGATTACAAGACACCTATTTTGGATTTTGAGTATAAAATGCTACATGATGTAGCATTTTATGAAAATGTGAACATTCTTCTGTCCAGGTGAAGCTAAGGCATCCAGTGCATGAGGATCTGTCCTTCCTGTACGGGACCATCCTCACCGATGGCAAAGACAGCTTCTCCGATGAGCCAACAGccaacatgtgtgtgttcgctGATGCACAGGTTGGTGATGGTGAATCCATCAAGTATTCAACTTACTTAGAGGCATgtccaggggggtattccaagtacgtggtttagagACAAACCtaggtaagttaactcagagtaagtaaacctcctacaacaagagtcctatggcattgttttgttaggagaatgaagccatacagctcttctattaggaggtttaccccttactgagttaacttacccaggtttgacactaaaccacatacttggaatacccccctgatcATTTAGATAAGACATGAAGACCACAGTTCTGTATAAGTCACATTTATGCTGTGCAAAAACAGACACCAAAATCCACAAGACTAAATTCCAGCAGGGATTAGGTCCAAAGCTTCATTTTAGATTGAATCAATCAACTACTGAGATGACGATAGCCAAGGCCTCCTCGGTCTCTCTGACAATGTATCCAACCGTCTCCTCTGACATCTTGACGGAACCCAGGTTGACCGCAGTCCTACGGGGTCTGGAGTGACGGCTCGTATTGCTCTTCAGTTCCACAAAGGCTTGGTCCAGCTCAACCAGAGCAGGACCTTCAAGAGTGGGGCGACAGGATCCATCTTCACTGGCAAAGCAGTCCAGGTACCATCGAAACCCAATGTTCAGTTGTACACAGAACAAGGTGTTGCATTTCTCATATCAGAAGCCCTCCTATTAGAGGAGAAGGCCTCCCATAATGACtagatctctctctatctcacatgGTTATCCTTGTACCTAAGCAAACAACTCTACCCTCTAATATAA
Protein-coding sequences here:
- the LOC125299498 gene encoding trans-L-3-hydroxyproline dehydratase; translated protein: MDLPRLPPHDGSVLSVVDMHTGGEPLRIITGGYPKIEGETVLSKRRFVREQLDHLRKLLMFEPRGHYDMYGALLVQSEIPEADLGVLFMHNEGYSTMCGHAVIALGRFAVDYALVKTPSAPETQVNIHCPCGLVKAFVEYSDGKTGAVRFHSVPAFAFATDVKVTVPGHSEVTVDISYGGAFYAFVSAERFGLDVNTSRTRDLVDAATAVTNAVKTQVKLRHPVHEDLSFLYGTILTDGKDSFSDEPTANMCVFADAQVDRSPTGSGVTARIALQFHKGLVQLNQSRTFKSGATGSIFTGKAVQETTCGDFKAVVVEVGGRAHYTGVASFVQESDDDLSQGFLLR